The bacterium genome window below encodes:
- a CDS encoding adenylosuccinate synthase produces the protein MPVTVLIGAQWGDEGKGKIIDALAPGLQMVVRYQGGPNAGHTVIADGRRIVLHQVPTGILHTSVSCLISPGVLLDPWELLDELAMLAAQGVDLDRLRVSPSCHLIMPWHRRLDRAREAALDSTGGAIGTTGRGMGPCAMDKAGRRGVRLGDLLDPARRGQVAAGLERANAELATLGAEPLPRAEVDAACAQAALGLAPFVADTQVLLHEVLQRGGRVLMEGAQGAMLDLDWGTYPYVTSTHPSAGGACTGGGVPLRQIDQVIGICKVYATRVGNGPFPTEFPPGPFADAFRTQAGEFGATTGRPRRCGWFDAVAARYACRLNGFTELALTKLDVLDGQEEVRAAVAYELEGRRHDEMPEDLRRLESGVTPVWQGFPGWTDSAAAGAWDELPSPARRYLAWLEEDLATPIGWVSNGPDRRQLIRRPGA, from the coding sequence ATGCCCGTCACCGTCTTGATCGGCGCCCAGTGGGGCGATGAGGGCAAGGGCAAGATCATCGACGCCCTGGCGCCCGGCCTGCAGATGGTGGTCCGCTACCAGGGCGGTCCCAACGCCGGCCACACGGTGATCGCCGATGGCCGGCGCATCGTCCTGCATCAGGTCCCCACCGGCATCCTCCACACCAGCGTGTCCTGCCTGATCAGCCCCGGCGTCCTGCTCGACCCCTGGGAGTTGCTGGACGAGCTGGCCATGCTGGCCGCTCAGGGCGTGGACCTGGACCGCCTGCGCGTCTCACCCTCCTGCCACCTCATCATGCCCTGGCACCGCCGCCTGGACCGGGCCCGCGAGGCGGCCCTGGACTCCACGGGCGGCGCCATCGGCACCACCGGGCGCGGCATGGGTCCCTGCGCCATGGACAAGGCCGGCCGCCGGGGCGTGCGCCTGGGGGACCTGCTGGATCCGGCCCGTCGCGGCCAGGTGGCCGCCGGCCTGGAGCGCGCCAACGCCGAGTTGGCGACCCTCGGCGCCGAGCCGCTGCCCCGCGCCGAAGTGGATGCAGCCTGCGCCCAGGCCGCCCTGGGATTGGCTCCCTTCGTGGCGGACACCCAGGTCCTTCTGCACGAGGTCCTGCAACGAGGCGGCCGGGTGCTGATGGAAGGCGCCCAGGGCGCCATGCTGGATCTGGACTGGGGGACCTACCCCTATGTCACATCCACCCATCCTTCGGCGGGCGGGGCCTGCACGGGCGGCGGCGTGCCCCTGCGCCAGATCGACCAGGTGATCGGCATCTGCAAAGTCTACGCCACCCGCGTGGGCAACGGCCCCTTTCCCACCGAGTTCCCCCCCGGCCCCTTCGCCGACGCCTTCCGCACCCAGGCCGGCGAGTTCGGCGCCACCACCGGACGTCCCCGCCGCTGCGGCTGGTTCGACGCGGTGGCCGCCCGCTACGCCTGCCGCCTCAACGGGTTCACGGAGCTGGCCCTGACCAAGCTGGACGTGCTGGACGGTCAGGAGGAGGTGCGCGCCGCGGTGGCTTATGAGCTGGAGGGCCGGCGCCACGACGAGATGCCGGAGGATCTGCGCCGCCTCGAATCCGGCGTCACGCCGGTGTGGCAAGGTTTTCCTGGCTGGACGGACAGCGCCGCAGCCGGCGCTTGGGACGAGCTGCCCTCCCCGGCACGACGCTACTTGGCCTGGCTGGAGGAGGATCTGGCCACTCCCATCGGCTGGGTCTCCAACGGTCCCGACCGCCGCCAGCTGATCCGTCGACCCGGCGCCTGA
- a CDS encoding TerC family protein — translation MFWIYTGFIVFVVAMLVLDLGVFHRKAHVISVREALGWAAFWISLALSFTVFIYFAYDHHWQGLGTTIDPVDGLLNTGHLASIKYITGYLIEESLSMDNLFVIALILGFFAVPAVLQHRVLFWGILAAMVLRGLMIAIGAGLVARFHWILYLFGAFLVFTGIKMLLAKDEETDLESNILVRTARRFFPVSTRFYGQHFMVRAGSPEAALPVCGGADPVMAAAKTGALVLTPLALALIVVEAADVVFAVDSIPAIFAITADPFLVFTSNIFAILGLRSLFFALAGMLRTFRYLRVSLSLVLTLVGVKMLAAHWLRDLLGSHFNLYLLGAVLLILAGGVIASLLVRQPAGDES, via the coding sequence ATGTTCTGGATCTACACGGGCTTCATCGTCTTCGTCGTCGCCATGCTGGTGCTGGACCTGGGCGTCTTCCACCGGAAGGCCCATGTCATTTCCGTGCGTGAGGCCCTGGGCTGGGCCGCCTTCTGGATCAGTCTCGCCCTCAGCTTCACCGTGTTCATCTACTTCGCCTACGACCACCACTGGCAGGGTCTGGGCACCACCATCGACCCGGTGGACGGCCTGCTCAACACGGGCCATCTGGCCAGCATCAAGTACATCACCGGCTACTTGATCGAAGAGTCCCTCAGCATGGACAACCTCTTCGTCATCGCCTTGATCCTGGGCTTCTTCGCCGTGCCCGCCGTCCTCCAGCACCGCGTCCTCTTCTGGGGCATCCTGGCCGCCATGGTGTTGCGCGGCCTGATGATCGCCATCGGAGCCGGTCTGGTGGCACGCTTCCACTGGATCCTCTACCTCTTCGGCGCCTTCCTCGTCTTCACCGGCATCAAGATGCTCCTTGCCAAGGACGAGGAGACGGACCTCGAGTCCAACATCCTGGTGCGCACCGCCCGCCGCTTCTTCCCGGTGAGCACGCGCTTCTACGGTCAGCACTTCATGGTGCGGGCCGGCTCCCCCGAGGCGGCGCTGCCGGTCTGCGGTGGCGCGGACCCGGTGATGGCGGCGGCCAAAACGGGGGCCTTGGTCCTCACGCCCCTGGCCCTGGCCCTCATCGTGGTGGAGGCGGCGGACGTGGTCTTCGCCGTGGACTCCATCCCGGCCATCTTCGCCATCACGGCCGATCCCTTCCTCGTCTTCACCAGCAACATCTTCGCCATCCTGGGGCTGCGCAGCCTCTTCTTCGCCCTGGCCGGCATGCTGCGCACCTTCCGTTACCTGAGAGTCTCGCTCTCCCTCGTCCTTACCTTGGTGGGCGTCAAGATGCTGGCCGCCCACTGGCTGCGGGATCTGCTGGGCAGCCACTTCAATCTCTATCTTCTGGGCGCCGTCCTGCTCATCCTGGCGGGCGGCGTGATCGCCTCGCTGCTGGTGCGACAGCCGGCCGGCGACGAATCCTGA
- the amrB gene encoding AmmeMemoRadiSam system protein B — translation MTTCRVARMAGSWYPDQPTALASLLDELRPAARPTSSRPAPSARLAGLLAPHAGYHYSGHTAAAAYAALDEWRPARVVVLAPSHREAFSGACAWSPVAGRAAPGNWRTPLGEIPVDDAFLERLGHALPRLRYGQAGHGEEHSLELQLPFLQQALGAFRLAPIVLGEQSADTVLHLSAALSEVLRDEHAACPTLLVASSDLSHFHPLDHATRLDSRFLDLFAAGDEHELLGELAAGSCEACGGGPAAALLSCCRHLMKRPIVEILDYRTSAEAGGDESRVVGYGAALVRDGDDV, via the coding sequence ATGACAACATGTCGCGTCGCCCGCATGGCCGGATCGTGGTACCCGGACCAGCCCACCGCGCTGGCCTCGCTCCTGGATGAGCTGCGCCCCGCGGCGCGGCCCACCTCCTCCCGCCCCGCACCGAGTGCCAGGTTGGCCGGCCTGCTCGCTCCCCATGCCGGTTACCATTACAGCGGGCACACCGCCGCAGCGGCCTATGCCGCCCTGGATGAGTGGCGGCCGGCCCGGGTGGTGGTGCTGGCCCCCTCCCACCGCGAAGCCTTCTCCGGCGCCTGCGCCTGGAGTCCGGTGGCGGGGCGGGCCGCGCCCGGCAACTGGCGCACGCCACTGGGTGAGATCCCGGTGGACGACGCTTTCCTGGAGCGTCTGGGCCACGCCTTGCCCCGCCTGAGGTACGGCCAGGCCGGCCACGGGGAGGAGCACAGCCTGGAACTGCAGCTGCCCTTCCTCCAGCAGGCGCTGGGAGCCTTCCGCTTGGCGCCCATCGTCCTGGGCGAGCAGAGCGCGGACACCGTGCTGCACCTGTCCGCGGCGCTGAGCGAGGTGCTGCGCGACGAGCACGCGGCCTGCCCCACCCTGCTCGTCGCCTCCTCCGATCTCAGCCACTTCCATCCTTTGGACCATGCGACGCGCCTGGACAGCCGCTTCCTCGACCTCTTCGCGGCGGGGGACGAGCACGAGCTGCTGGGGGAACTGGCGGCGGGCTCCTGCGAAGCCTGCGGCGGTGGACCGGCCGCCGCGCTGCTCTCCTGCTGCCGGCACCTGATGAAGCGTCCCATTGTGGAGATCCTGGACTACCGCACCAGCGCCGAGGCGGGAGGCGACGAGAGCCGCGTGGTGGGTTACGGCGCCGCCCTGGTGCGGGATGGCGATGATGTCTGA